From a single Fusobacterium ulcerans ATCC 49185 genomic region:
- a CDS encoding RrF2 family transcriptional regulator, translated as MRLKNEIEYVFRILLYLTINGENRIISSNEISEKEEIPHLFSLRILKKLEKADLVIIFKGAKGGYKLKKDSSEITLKDAIESIEGDICIKDCLESPESCTLRKGNCGVHRVLKDIESQFISRLQDVNFRDLADGKY; from the coding sequence ATGAGACTAAAGAATGAAATTGAATATGTATTTAGAATACTACTGTATTTAACAATAAATGGAGAGAATAGAATTATATCCTCAAATGAAATTTCAGAGAAGGAAGAAATTCCTCATTTATTTAGTTTGAGAATACTTAAAAAATTAGAGAAAGCTGATCTTGTTATAATTTTCAAAGGTGCTAAAGGTGGGTATAAATTGAAAAAAGACAGCAGTGAAATAACTTTAAAAGATGCAATAGAATCAATTGAAGGTGATATCTGTATCAAAGATTGTTTAGAATCCCCAGAAAGCTGTACTTTAAGAAAAGGAAACTGTGGAGTGCATAGAGTATTAAAAGATATAGAATCTCAATTTATATCTAGATTACAAGATGTAAACTTTAGAGATTTAGCAGATGGAAAGTATTAA
- a CDS encoding DUF1385 domain-containing protein — MMRSPEWLATAVRKPSGEIVYKKIKVGGKRNKLAKIPFVRGAVTLFDALVLGIKELTFSANQSEEEEEKQLSQKEAVMTTVVSLGLGIGLFVVFPSLISSFVFADNRIYSNLLEAVLRLAFFVFYIWVISFSKDVKRVYEYHGAEHKSIYAYENKMELTPENAKGFTTLHPRCGTSFLLIVMLISIIVFSCMDFILPVPANGIERIIIKVVLRVILMPLIAGISYEIQRYSSNHLDKIWVRALAFPGLSLQRITTKEPDLSQLEVAIVAIKAALGEEVENATEVEG, encoded by the coding sequence ATGATGAGAAGTCCTGAATGGCTGGCAACAGCAGTAAGAAAACCCTCAGGAGAAATAGTATATAAGAAAATAAAAGTAGGTGGAAAAAGAAATAAACTTGCAAAAATACCTTTTGTGAGAGGGGCAGTGACTTTATTTGATGCTTTGGTATTAGGTATAAAAGAACTTACATTCTCTGCAAATCAGTCAGAAGAAGAAGAGGAAAAACAACTATCACAAAAAGAAGCAGTAATGACAACAGTGGTATCGTTGGGGCTAGGAATAGGGTTATTTGTAGTATTCCCATCTCTTATCAGCAGTTTTGTTTTTGCAGATAATAGAATATATTCTAATTTACTAGAAGCAGTATTAAGACTTGCATTTTTTGTTTTTTATATATGGGTAATATCATTTTCAAAAGATGTAAAAAGAGTGTATGAATATCATGGAGCAGAGCATAAATCTATTTATGCTTATGAAAATAAAATGGAACTTACACCAGAAAATGCAAAAGGATTTACAACACTTCACCCAAGATGTGGGACAAGTTTTCTATTGATAGTAATGCTTATATCAATTATTGTATTTTCATGTATGGATTTTATACTGCCAGTTCCAGCAAATGGAATAGAAAGAATAATAATAAAAGTAGTATTAAGAGTAATATTAATGCCCCTTATAGCTGGAATATCTTATGAAATACAGAGATATAGCAGTAATCATTTAGATAAAATATGGGTGAGAGCTTTAGCATTCCCAGGGTTATCTCTACAAAGAATTACCACAAAAGAACCTGATTTATCGCAATTAGAAGTTGCTATTGTAGCAATAAAGGCTGCTTTGGGTGAAGAAGTAGAAAATGCTACTGAAGTTGAAGGATAA
- a CDS encoding PP2C family protein-serine/threonine phosphatase gives MLYIFFLILLLILFFYVLKRQEKEHFGDIIRILTSLRAKKDIEDIPDILKDEYTETLNKIIKQELELENSIEELREYRKELEVTYDALVTKSTQLEYSNHILERRVENLSNLNSLSRAVLSILEVDKIINIILDAYFVLTGAKRISLYLWENGKLKNKRIKGAIKFKGEISYPEEILKEYTRNDFKKIYEELSVGFAVQKDEVVVISPLVVKGKELGVIYVIEDKNKLIDLDEETISALVIQVSIAINNAQIYSDLIVKERMSNELEVAARIQKKILPEDIDEVFGLEIANYFEPAKEIGGDYYDYTILDNDTFSITIADVSGKGVPAAFLMALGRSVLKTLTITGDTGPDENLNELNRIIYPDITEDMFITMMHSKYNKNTKTLHYSNAGHNPLVIYRAETDTVELHTVKGVAIGFLKEYKYKQGEIKLSKGDIVIFYTDGINEAENKNKDMFGINKLKEVVYQNKLKRPEEIKTAILEELNKFRGDYEQVDDLTFVILKNNF, from the coding sequence ATGTTATATATATTTTTTCTGATTCTGTTGTTAATACTATTTTTTTATGTTTTAAAAAGACAGGAGAAGGAACATTTTGGAGATATAATCAGGATACTTACAAGCCTGAGAGCTAAGAAAGATATAGAGGACATTCCAGATATACTAAAAGATGAATATACAGAAACATTGAACAAAATAATTAAACAGGAATTAGAATTGGAAAATTCCATAGAGGAATTAAGAGAATACAGAAAAGAGCTGGAAGTTACATATGATGCACTTGTTACAAAATCAACTCAGTTGGAATATAGTAATCACATACTGGAGAGAAGGGTTGAAAACTTGTCTAATTTGAATTCTCTTTCCAGAGCAGTGCTTTCTATACTCGAAGTAGATAAAATTATTAATATAATTCTTGATGCATATTTTGTACTTACAGGAGCAAAGAGAATATCCCTTTATCTTTGGGAAAATGGTAAATTGAAAAATAAAAGAATAAAGGGAGCAATAAAATTTAAAGGGGAAATTTCGTACCCAGAAGAGATATTGAAAGAATATACAAGAAATGATTTTAAGAAAATATATGAAGAGCTGTCAGTAGGATTTGCAGTACAAAAGGACGAAGTAGTTGTTATTTCACCTCTGGTAGTAAAGGGTAAAGAACTCGGAGTTATTTATGTCATTGAAGATAAAAATAAGCTTATTGATTTAGATGAAGAAACTATATCGGCTCTTGTGATACAAGTTTCCATAGCAATAAATAATGCTCAGATATATTCTGATCTTATTGTTAAAGAAAGAATGTCAAATGAGTTGGAAGTTGCAGCAAGAATTCAAAAGAAAATACTTCCAGAAGATATTGATGAAGTTTTTGGACTGGAGATTGCAAATTACTTTGAACCTGCAAAAGAGATAGGTGGAGATTATTATGACTACACTATTCTTGATAACGATACTTTCTCTATAACAATAGCAGATGTAAGTGGTAAAGGGGTTCCAGCAGCATTTCTTATGGCCTTAGGAAGATCAGTATTAAAAACTTTAACAATAACAGGTGACACAGGGCCAGATGAAAATCTGAATGAGTTGAACAGAATAATATATCCAGATATAACAGAAGATATGTTTATTACAATGATGCACAGTAAATATAATAAAAATACAAAAACTCTGCATTACTCAAATGCAGGACATAATCCTTTAGTAATATACAGAGCAGAAACTGATACTGTGGAACTTCATACAGTAAAAGGGGTTGCAATTGGATTTTTGAAGGAATATAAATATAAACAAGGTGAAATTAAATTAAGTAAGGGAGATATAGTAATCTTCTATACAGATGGAATAAATGAAGCAGAAAATAAAAATAAAGATATGTTTGGTATAAATAAACTTAAAGAAGTAGTTTATCAAAATAAATTAAAAAGACCTGAAGAGATAAAAACAGCTATTCTTGAAGAATTAAATAAATTCAGAGGAGACTACGAACAGGTTGATGATTTGACATTTGTTATACTTAAAAATAATTTTTAA
- the uvrC gene encoding excinuclease ABC subunit UvrC has protein sequence MDIKKIDIPENPGVYLMKKNGKIIYVGKAKNLKNRVSSYFNREHESEKTRELVKNIEDIEFIICNSEIDAFVLENNLIKKYSPKYNIALKDEKTYPYIRISRETFPNIKMIRTTRALDTKTGMYFGPYPQGGWNLKKNIIKIFKIRDCNRDMNKVYTRPCLKYFMKMCPGPCTYKNIKEEYDELVNGAKQLLKGQGRSVIEELKNKMEKASEDMKFEEAIMYREQIKEIENTVNNQVTEYGKELDEDIFNIKEENNRVFLCVLNVRDGKILGKISTNIDLKDKIYENILEVVVMAFYNKHPIPQNIVFSSEYENESRRILEALEKVKNKKIEFFFPKIKSRRKELLEMGELNLTRDIENYYRKKSVVEEGLYKLYTTLELKRYPRKIECFDISNIQGKDAVASMSVSVEGKASKQDYRKFKITCKDTPDDFAMMREVITRRYGKLPENEFPDIILIDGGLGQINAAGEVFRELGKDGISDLLSLAKRDEEVYKYGENIPYVFSKDQEALKIFQRVRDEAHRFGITYHRKLRSKRVLSSELDEVEGIGEKRKAILLKEFGSVSKIVKEDVETLSRFVPRNVAENILEKLRKK, from the coding sequence ATAGATATTAAAAAGATAGATATACCTGAAAATCCAGGAGTATATCTAATGAAAAAAAATGGTAAAATAATTTATGTAGGAAAAGCTAAAAATTTAAAAAATAGAGTGTCTTCATATTTCAATAGAGAGCATGAAAGTGAAAAAACTAGAGAATTAGTAAAAAATATAGAAGATATAGAATTTATCATATGTAATAGTGAAATAGATGCCTTTGTCCTTGAAAATAACCTTATAAAAAAGTATAGCCCTAAATATAATATAGCTTTAAAAGATGAAAAGACATATCCATATATAAGAATCAGCAGAGAAACATTTCCAAATATTAAGATGATCAGGACTACAAGGGCGCTTGATACTAAGACTGGAATGTATTTTGGTCCATATCCTCAAGGGGGATGGAATCTGAAAAAAAATATTATAAAAATATTTAAAATCAGAGACTGCAACAGAGATATGAATAAAGTATATACAAGACCATGTCTTAAATACTTTATGAAGATGTGTCCTGGACCATGTACTTACAAAAATATAAAAGAAGAATATGATGAACTTGTCAATGGGGCTAAGCAGCTTTTAAAAGGACAGGGAAGAAGTGTAATAGAAGAATTAAAAAATAAAATGGAAAAGGCTTCTGAAGACATGAAGTTTGAAGAAGCAATAATGTATAGAGAGCAGATAAAAGAAATAGAAAATACTGTAAATAATCAAGTAACTGAATATGGAAAAGAATTGGATGAGGATATATTCAACATAAAAGAAGAAAATAACAGAGTATTTCTTTGTGTCTTAAATGTGAGAGATGGTAAAATTTTGGGAAAAATCTCGACAAATATAGATTTAAAAGATAAAATATATGAAAACATACTTGAAGTAGTTGTAATGGCATTTTATAATAAACATCCGATACCTCAAAATATAGTGTTTTCAAGTGAATATGAAAATGAAAGCAGGAGAATACTTGAAGCTTTAGAAAAGGTTAAAAATAAAAAAATAGAATTCTTTTTTCCAAAAATTAAAAGCAGAAGAAAAGAACTTTTGGAAATGGGAGAACTTAATCTGACAAGAGATATAGAAAACTATTACAGAAAGAAATCTGTTGTAGAAGAAGGGCTTTACAAGCTGTATACCACTTTAGAATTAAAAAGATATCCTAGAAAAATTGAGTGTTTTGATATATCTAACATCCAAGGAAAAGATGCAGTTGCTTCAATGAGTGTATCAGTAGAAGGTAAAGCTTCAAAACAGGACTACAGAAAATTTAAAATTACTTGTAAAGATACACCAGATGACTTTGCAATGATGAGAGAAGTAATAACAAGACGTTATGGAAAACTTCCAGAAAATGAATTTCCAGATATAATACTTATAGATGGAGGTTTAGGACAGATAAATGCTGCTGGAGAAGTTTTTAGAGAATTGGGTAAGGATGGTATATCAGATCTTCTCAGCTTAGCTAAAAGAGATGAAGAAGTATATAAATATGGAGAAAATATACCATATGTTTTTTCAAAGGATCAAGAAGCATTGAAAATATTTCAAAGAGTAAGAGATGAGGCACATAGGTTTGGTATAACATATCATAGAAAGCTTAGAAGCAAAAGAGTTCTCTCTTCTGAATTAGACGAAGTAGAAGGTATAGGAGAAAAGAGAAAAGCTATTCTTTTAAAAGAATTTGGATCAGTATCAAAAATAGTAAAAGAAGATGTAGAAACGCTTTCAAGGTTTGTACCTAGAAATGTTGCTGAGAATATTTTGGAAAAATTAAGAAAAAAGTAA
- the rapZ gene encoding RNase adapter RapZ — MGKNKIVIVTGLSGAGKTTALNTMEDMGYYVVDNLPCEVGSFFINTSIEKLGLGIDIRSFKKADELFHLLDEMKKADIDYSLIFIEASEEIILNRYNLTRRKHPLEADTLLESIQKEREIMFSIREAATGIIDTSYIKPKELSERVKEILMVDGETKDINIHVQSFGFKYGIPIDLDLLFDVRFLPNPYYVEELKEKTGEDEAVSSYVMGYNVSQEFASRLLDLMEFLIPNYIKEGKKHLTIGIGCSGGKHRSVTLASLLYKELSKKDKLNVYISHREKERGNW; from the coding sequence ATGGGGAAAAATAAAATTGTAATAGTAACTGGATTAAGCGGAGCAGGAAAAACAACAGCATTAAATACTATGGAAGATATGGGATATTATGTTGTTGATAATCTTCCCTGTGAAGTAGGAAGTTTTTTTATTAATACTTCTATTGAAAAATTAGGATTAGGGATAGATATACGTTCGTTTAAAAAGGCAGATGAGCTTTTTCATCTCTTAGATGAAATGAAAAAAGCAGATATTGATTATTCCCTTATTTTTATTGAAGCTTCTGAAGAAATCATACTTAATAGATATAACCTAACTAGAAGAAAACACCCATTAGAAGCTGATACACTTTTAGAAAGTATTCAAAAAGAAAGAGAGATAATGTTTTCTATAAGAGAGGCAGCAACTGGGATAATAGATACAAGTTATATAAAACCTAAAGAGCTGTCAGAGAGAGTTAAAGAAATATTGATGGTAGATGGAGAAACAAAAGATATAAATATCCATGTACAGTCATTTGGATTTAAATATGGGATTCCTATTGATCTTGATCTTCTTTTTGATGTGAGATTTCTTCCTAACCCATACTATGTAGAAGAATTAAAAGAGAAAACAGGGGAAGATGAAGCAGTGTCTTCTTATGTAATGGGATATAATGTATCACAGGAATTTGCTTCAAGACTTTTAGATTTGATGGAATTTCTGATCCCTAATTATATAAAAGAAGGAAAGAAGCACTTGACTATAGGTATAGGATGCAGTGGAGGTAAACATCGTTCAGTAACTTTAGCTTCTTTATTATACAAAGAACTTTCTAAAAAAGATAAACTGAATGTATATATCAGCCATAGAGAGAAAGAGAGAGGAAATTGGTAG
- the argS gene encoding arginine--tRNA ligase gives MLIIDREIAKIFENTIKKLYSEKETKKVEISVATNEKYGDFQTNFAMMNSKIIGKKPRDIAQEVLDNLEENNVIEKLEIAGPGFINIFLKSEYLGELLKKSRTEEYDFSFLNRDGDVIIDFSSPNIAKRMHIGHLRSTIIGDSITRIYKYLGYHMIADNHIGDWGTQFGKLIIGYRRWLNKEAYKENPIEELERVYVEFSKLAETDPELEEEARLELKKLQDGDAENFALWKEFIKVSLDEYDKLYKRLDVHFDTYYGESFYHPMMQGVVEELVEKGLAVEDDGAKVVFFPEEENLFPCIVQKKDGAFLYSTSDIATIKFKRDTYKINKLIYLTDERQQDHFKQFFRITDMLGWNVEKHHIWFGIMRFADGVFSTRKGNVIRLEQLLDEGKKRAYDIVQEKNPNLSEEEKDQIAEIVGVGAIKYADLSQNRQSPIIFEWDKILTFEGNTAPYLQYSYARIQSILRRAESEGKIINYDKEIKIEDKLERALADHIAAFPMAVLKASETFKPNIIADYLFELSKKFNSFYNSCPILNQEDDILYSRALIAKITGETIKDGLSLLGIKTLDRM, from the coding sequence GTGCTTATCATAGATAGAGAGATAGCAAAAATTTTTGAAAATACAATAAAAAAATTATATAGTGAAAAAGAAACAAAAAAAGTAGAAATATCAGTTGCTACAAATGAGAAATATGGAGATTTCCAAACAAATTTTGCAATGATGAATTCTAAAATAATCGGAAAAAAACCAAGAGATATAGCTCAAGAGGTTCTTGATAATCTTGAAGAAAATAATGTTATAGAAAAATTAGAAATAGCAGGACCCGGATTTATCAATATATTTTTAAAAAGTGAATATCTAGGAGAGCTTTTAAAAAAATCAAGAACAGAGGAATATGATTTTTCTTTCTTAAACAGAGATGGAGATGTAATAATAGATTTTTCTTCTCCCAATATAGCTAAGAGAATGCATATAGGGCATTTAAGATCAACAATAATAGGAGATTCTATTACAAGAATTTATAAATATTTAGGATACCATATGATAGCTGATAATCATATAGGTGACTGGGGAACACAGTTTGGGAAACTTATCATTGGATACAGAAGATGGCTGAATAAAGAAGCTTACAAGGAAAATCCTATTGAAGAGTTAGAAAGAGTTTATGTAGAGTTTTCTAAGCTGGCTGAAACTGATCCAGAGCTTGAAGAGGAAGCAAGACTTGAACTAAAAAAACTTCAAGATGGAGATGCAGAAAATTTTGCTCTATGGAAAGAATTTATAAAAGTATCATTAGATGAGTATGATAAACTTTATAAAAGATTAGATGTTCATTTTGATACATACTATGGAGAATCTTTCTATCATCCTATGATGCAGGGGGTAGTGGAAGAACTTGTAGAAAAAGGATTAGCAGTAGAAGATGATGGGGCAAAGGTTGTATTTTTCCCAGAAGAAGAAAATCTTTTTCCATGTATAGTACAGAAAAAAGATGGAGCCTTCCTTTATTCAACATCTGATATAGCCACTATTAAATTTAAAAGAGATACTTATAAAATAAATAAACTTATATATCTTACAGATGAAAGACAGCAGGACCATTTTAAGCAATTCTTCAGAATTACAGATATGCTTGGATGGAATGTGGAAAAACATCACATTTGGTTTGGTATAATGAGATTTGCTGATGGAGTATTTTCAACTAGAAAAGGAAATGTAATAAGACTTGAACAACTTCTGGATGAAGGAAAAAAGAGAGCTTATGACATAGTACAAGAGAAAAATCCTAATCTATCAGAGGAAGAAAAAGATCAAATTGCAGAAATAGTTGGAGTAGGAGCAATAAAATATGCTGATCTTTCTCAGAACAGACAAAGTCCTATTATATTTGAATGGGATAAAATATTGACTTTTGAAGGAAATACAGCTCCTTATCTTCAATATTCTTATGCAAGAATCCAATCTATATTAAGAAGGGCTGAAAGCGAAGGGAAAATTATAAATTATGATAAAGAGATAAAAATAGAAGATAAACTGGAAAGAGCATTAGCAGATCATATAGCAGCATTCCCAATGGCTGTATTGAAAGCTTCTGAAACATTTAAGCCTAATATAATTGCAGATTACCTATTTGAACTTTCTAAGAAATTTAATAGTTTCTATAACAGCTGTCCAATCTTAAACCAAGAAGATGATATTTTATATTCAAGGGCACTTATAGCTAAGATAACAGGAGAAACTATTAAAGATGGGTTATCTTTGCTTGGAATAAAAACTTTAGACAGAATGTAG
- the aspS gene encoding aspartate--tRNA ligase has protein sequence MIYKTHNLGELRKENIGQEVILSGWVDTKRDLGGLTFVDMRDREGKTQVIFDIDVAPKEVVEQAQKLKNESVIRIVGEVKERQSKNPNMPTGDIEIFAKELTVLNSCDVLPFQISGIDDNLNENIRLKYRYLDIRRSRMLHNLKMRHKMIMAIRNYMDKEGFLDIDTPLLTKSTPEGARDFLVPCRISPGDFYALPQSPQLFKQLLMIGGIERYFQLAKCFRDEDLRADRQFEFVQLDIEMSFVTMDDVMRTIEGLAKDVFTAITGEEVNYTFQKMPYAEAMSRFGSDKPDIRFGVELKDLTEIVRNSGFKAFQETAANGGIIKAVVAPQGAERFSRKIIGEYEEHAKRYFGAKGMAYIKITEEGINSPIAKFLSENEMKAIVETTGAVKGDIILIIADKAKIVYGALGAIRTRIGKEFNLINPDEFKFLWVVDFPMFQYDEEEQRYKAEHHPFTSIKDEDLNAFLNGQTENIRTNTYDMVLNGFEIGGGSIRIFNPEIQSKVFDRLGLTPEEAKTKFGFFLDAFKYGAPPHGGLAFGLDRWLMVMLKENSIRDVIPFPKTNKGQCLMTEAPGGVDEGQLEELYLKSTYVEEKNQ, from the coding sequence ATGATTTATAAAACTCATAATTTAGGTGAATTGAGAAAAGAAAATATAGGACAGGAAGTTATTCTTTCTGGTTGGGTAGACACAAAGAGAGACCTTGGAGGATTGACTTTTGTGGATATGAGAGATAGAGAAGGAAAAACACAAGTTATCTTTGATATAGATGTAGCTCCAAAAGAAGTAGTTGAACAAGCTCAAAAACTTAAAAATGAATCAGTTATAAGAATAGTTGGAGAAGTAAAAGAAAGACAAAGTAAAAATCCAAATATGCCTACAGGGGATATAGAAATTTTTGCTAAGGAGCTTACAGTATTAAACAGCTGTGATGTTCTTCCTTTCCAAATTTCAGGAATAGATGATAATCTTAATGAAAATATCAGATTGAAATATAGGTACCTTGATATCAGAAGATCAAGGATGCTTCATAACCTTAAAATGAGACATAAAATGATTATGGCAATAAGAAACTATATGGATAAAGAAGGATTCTTAGATATAGACACTCCTTTGCTTACAAAATCTACTCCAGAAGGAGCTAGAGATTTCTTAGTTCCATGCAGAATAAGTCCAGGGGATTTTTATGCACTTCCTCAATCACCACAATTATTTAAACAATTATTAATGATTGGTGGAATAGAAAGATATTTCCAATTAGCTAAATGTTTCAGAGATGAAGATCTTAGAGCAGACAGACAATTTGAATTTGTACAATTGGATATTGAGATGTCTTTTGTGACTATGGATGATGTAATGAGAACTATTGAAGGGCTTGCTAAAGATGTATTTACTGCAATTACTGGGGAAGAGGTTAACTATACTTTCCAAAAAATGCCTTATGCAGAAGCAATGTCGAGATTTGGTTCTGATAAACCAGATATTAGATTTGGTGTAGAACTTAAAGATTTAACTGAAATAGTAAGAAATTCTGGATTCAAAGCTTTCCAAGAAACGGCAGCAAATGGTGGAATAATAAAAGCTGTAGTTGCACCTCAGGGAGCAGAGAGATTCTCTAGAAAAATAATTGGAGAATATGAAGAGCATGCTAAGAGATATTTTGGTGCTAAAGGAATGGCTTACATCAAAATAACTGAAGAAGGTATAAATTCTCCAATAGCTAAATTCCTTTCAGAAAATGAAATGAAAGCTATTGTAGAAACAACAGGAGCTGTAAAAGGAGATATCATCCTTATTATAGCTGACAAAGCAAAAATAGTATATGGAGCTTTAGGAGCTATCAGAACTAGAATAGGAAAAGAGTTTAATCTTATTAATCCTGATGAATTTAAGTTTCTATGGGTAGTAGATTTCCCTATGTTCCAATATGACGAAGAAGAACAAAGATATAAAGCTGAACATCACCCATTCACTTCAATAAAAGATGAAGATTTAAATGCTTTCTTAAATGGACAAACTGAAAATATCAGAACTAATACATATGATATGGTACTTAATGGGTTTGAAATAGGTGGAGGTTCTATCAGAATATTCAATCCAGAAATTCAATCTAAAGTATTTGACAGATTAGGGCTTACACCTGAAGAAGCTAAAACTAAGTTTGGATTCTTCTTAGATGCATTTAAATATGGAGCACCACCTCATGGAGGACTTGCATTTGGATTAGATAGATGGCTGATGGTAATGCTTAAAGAAAATTCAATAAGAGATGTTATTCCATTCCCTAAAACAAATAAAGGGCAATGTCTGATGACAGAAGCTCCTGGTGGGGTAGATGAAGGGCAGTTGGAAGAATTATACCTAAAGAGTACTTATGTAGAAGAAAAAAATCAATAA
- the hisS gene encoding histidine--tRNA ligase, whose product MKLIKAVRGTRDIYGEEAVKYTYISKMAQEVFESYGYTYIKTPIFEETDLFKRGIGEGTDVVEKEMYTFKDRGERSITLRPENTASVVRSYLENGIYGKEDVTRYYYNGSMFRYERPQAGRQREFNQIGVEVLGESSPILDAEVIAMSYTLLEKLGISDLEVHINSVGTTASRTQYREKLLNFLNPIKEELCEDCQMRMEKNPLRVLDCKIEKCKELTKEAPSIIDSLTEEERAHYEEVKKYLDIFGIKYVEDSKLVRGLDYYSSTVYEIVTNKLGAQGTVLGGGRYDNLLKQLGDKDIPAVGFAAGVERMMMLLEEYPSNSPDVYVAWLGDEVKDFGIKITKVLRDAGIKTFVDFNSKGMKSHMKKADKLGVKYCIIAGEDEINKGTVLLKDFTNRTQEELSFEKAMEIIKESR is encoded by the coding sequence ATGAAGCTTATTAAAGCTGTTAGAGGAACTAGAGATATCTATGGAGAAGAAGCAGTAAAATATACATATATATCTAAAATGGCTCAGGAAGTATTTGAAAGTTATGGGTATACATATATAAAAACTCCTATATTTGAAGAAACTGATCTATTCAAAAGAGGAATTGGAGAAGGAACTGATGTTGTAGAGAAAGAGATGTATACATTCAAAGACAGAGGAGAAAGAAGTATAACTCTAAGACCAGAAAATACTGCATCAGTAGTAAGATCATATCTTGAAAATGGTATCTATGGAAAAGAAGATGTAACAAGATATTATTATAATGGATCAATGTTCAGGTATGAGAGGCCACAAGCTGGAAGGCAGAGAGAATTCAATCAGATAGGAGTAGAAGTATTAGGAGAAAGTTCTCCTATATTAGATGCAGAAGTAATAGCAATGAGTTATACACTTCTCGAAAAATTAGGAATAAGCGATCTCGAAGTTCATATTAACTCAGTTGGAACAACAGCTTCTCGTACACAGTACAGAGAGAAACTGTTAAATTTCCTTAATCCTATTAAAGAGGAGCTATGTGAAGACTGCCAAATGAGAATGGAGAAAAATCCTCTAAGAGTTCTTGACTGTAAAATAGAAAAATGTAAAGAGCTTACAAAAGAAGCTCCTAGTATAATAGACTCTCTTACAGAAGAGGAGAGAGCTCATTATGAAGAAGTAAAAAAATATCTTGATATTTTTGGAATAAAATATGTTGAAGATTCAAAATTAGTAAGAGGGCTTGATTATTATTCAAGTACAGTTTATGAAATAGTTACTAACAAACTTGGAGCACAGGGAACTGTGTTAGGAGGAGGAAGATATGATAATCTTCTGAAACAGTTAGGAGATAAAGATATACCAGCAGTAGGGTTTGCCGCTGGAGTGGAGAGAATGATGATGTTACTGGAAGAATATCCTAGCAATAGTCCTGATGTATATGTAGCATGGCTTGGAGATGAAGTTAAAGATTTTGGTATTAAAATAACTAAGGTATTGAGAGATGCAGGAATAAAAACTTTTGTAGATTTTAATTCTAAAGGAATGAAATCACACATGAAAAAAGCTGATAAGCTGGGAGTAAAATATTGCATAATAGCTGGAGAAGATGAAATTAATAAAGGAACAGTTCTTTTAAAAGATTTTACTAATAGAACTCAGGAAGAATTATCATTTGAAAAAGCAATGGAAATAATTAAAGAATCTAGATAG